In Rhinolophus ferrumequinum isolate MPI-CBG mRhiFer1 chromosome 7, mRhiFer1_v1.p, whole genome shotgun sequence, the following proteins share a genomic window:
- the F2RL1 gene encoding proteinase-activated receptor 2 has product MRSPSAAWLLGSAILLAASASGDRTIQGFNRSSKGRSLIGKTDSSLISGKVDPGFSIDEFSASILTGKLTTVFLPIVYTIVFIVGLPSNGMALWVFLFRTKKKHPAVIYMANLALADLLSIIWFPLKIAYHIHGNNWIYGEALCKVLIGFFYGNMYCSILFMTCLSVQRYWVIVNPIVHARKKANIAIGVSLGIWLLILLVTIPLYVVKQTSHIPALNITTCHDVLPEEVLVADMFNYFLSLAIGIFLFPAFLTASAYVLMIRTLRSSAIDENSGKKRRRAIKLIVTVLAMYLICFTPSNLLLVVHYFLIKQRGQSHVYALYIAALCLSTLNSCIDPFVYYFVSQDFRDHAKNAVLCRSVRTVKRMQISLSSKKSSRKSSSYSSSSTTVKTSY; this is encoded by the coding sequence GCTTCAATAGATCCTCTAAAGGAAGAAGTCTCATTGGTAAGACTGACTCATCTCTGATCTCTGGGAAAGTGGATCCAGGCTTTTCCATCGATGAGTTTTCTGCCTCCATCCTCACTGGAAAACTGACTACTGTCTTTCTTCCAATTGTCTACACGATTGTATTTATAGTTGGTTTGCCAAGTAATGGCATGGccctgtgggtttttcttttccgAACAAAGAAAAAGCACCCCGCTGTGATTTACATGGCCAATCTGGCCTTGGCAGATCTACTTTCTATCATCTGGTTCCCTCTGAAGATTGCCTATCATATCCATGGCAACAACTGGATTTACGGGGAAGCGCTTTGCAAGGTACTCATTGGCTTTTTCTACGGCAACATGTATTGTTCCATTCTCTTTATGACCTGCCTCAGCGTGCAGAGGTACTGGGTTATCGTGAACCCCATTGTGCATGCCAGGAAGAAGGCCAACATTGCCATTGGTGTCTCCCTGGGAATATGGCTGCTGATTCTGCTGGTTACCATCCCCTTGTATGTCGTGAAGCAGACCAGTCACATCCCAGCCCTTAACATCACGACCTGTCACGATGTTTTGCCTGAGGAGGTGTTGGTGGCGGACATGTTCAATTATTTCCTCTCTCTGGCCATTGGAATCTTTCTGTTCCCAGCCTTCCTCACAGCTTCTGCCTATGTGCTGATGATCAGAACACTTCGATCTTCTGCCATAGATGAAAACTcgggaaagaagaggaggagagccATCAAACTCATTGTCACCGTCCTGGCCATGTACCTGATCTGCTTCACTCCTAGTAACCTCCTGCTTGTGGTGCATTATTTCCTGATTAAACAGCGGGGCCAGAGCCATGTGTATGCCCTGTACATCGCAGCCCTCTGCCTCTCCACCCTCAATAGCTGCATTGACCCCTTTGTCTATTACTTTGTGTCACAGGACTTCAGGGATCATGCAAAGAATGCTGTCCTTTGCCGAAGCGTACGCACGGTAAAGCGGATGCAAATATCCCTCTCATCTAAGAAATCCTCCAGGAAATCCAGCTCTTACTCTTCAAGTTCAACCACAGTTAAAACCTCCTACTGA